One part of the Nitrospira sp. genome encodes these proteins:
- a CDS encoding outer membrane protein transport protein, translating into MRVRPTSPLLEARSLVWTMALATGLMILSLTDFCEAGGLFMELSNGLAGAGAAARAQDASALYKNPASMGHLEGNQFQGTLQGLYFQVLFSPEVAQFGGGGGGNPIGLAPGAGVYYVHRLGKDFKVGVGLLSTFGLALGYEQEWAGRYYVKQAVLIGVTVPMVASYQLTERISIGGGPNVMMAYLRKTANFNDLPPTGSGAGEMSVRDTTAGVGGQFGVLYEPTTMTPIGVTYFSPITLNFSDTPAFSNLGAVGTLLQNNGLLNRTVNLGLTVPQHVLFSAYHELNERWAIMGDFGWENWSRFGSAEVGLNGGVLNPSVKANIDYDDVYHVGIGSQYKLNSQWLLNSGFAYDSSMVSAANRQLALPTGTSYKFGIGINWLKSQNIKLGLSYEVAYLGNLSVSQNRGPLAGQVSGEFKDVMVHYLAVSLAWGSQGVSFGPRGGHTSL; encoded by the coding sequence TTGAGAGTGCGTCCAACAAGCCCCCTTCTTGAAGCGCGGTCGCTTGTGTGGACCATGGCATTGGCGACCGGCCTCATGATCCTCTCCTTGACGGACTTCTGCGAAGCAGGCGGATTGTTCATGGAACTGAGCAACGGCCTGGCGGGAGCCGGGGCAGCGGCGCGCGCACAAGATGCCTCCGCTCTGTACAAAAATCCCGCCAGCATGGGCCACCTCGAAGGCAATCAATTTCAAGGCACGTTGCAAGGGCTGTATTTTCAGGTCCTGTTCAGTCCTGAGGTCGCGCAGTTTGGCGGCGGCGGGGGCGGAAATCCGATCGGCCTGGCGCCGGGCGCAGGCGTCTACTATGTTCACCGCCTTGGTAAGGATTTCAAAGTCGGGGTCGGGCTGCTCTCCACGTTCGGCCTTGCCTTGGGGTATGAGCAAGAATGGGCTGGACGTTATTACGTAAAACAAGCGGTCTTAATCGGGGTGACGGTTCCCATGGTGGCGAGCTACCAGCTGACCGAACGGATCTCCATCGGAGGCGGTCCCAACGTGATGATGGCGTACTTAAGGAAGACGGCAAACTTCAACGATCTCCCACCGACAGGGAGTGGCGCCGGAGAGATGAGCGTACGGGACACGACTGCGGGGGTCGGTGGGCAGTTTGGCGTCCTCTATGAACCGACGACAATGACCCCGATCGGCGTCACATACTTTTCACCGATCACGCTCAACTTCTCAGACACTCCCGCCTTCTCGAACCTGGGTGCCGTCGGCACCCTTCTTCAGAATAACGGGCTCCTCAATCGCACAGTCAATCTCGGACTCACCGTGCCGCAGCATGTCTTGTTCAGCGCCTATCACGAACTGAATGAACGGTGGGCGATCATGGGCGATTTCGGCTGGGAAAATTGGAGCCGGTTTGGATCGGCAGAGGTCGGATTGAACGGGGGCGTCCTTAACCCGTCGGTGAAAGCCAATATCGATTATGACGACGTCTACCACGTGGGGATAGGAAGCCAATACAAGCTGAATTCGCAATGGTTGCTCAACTCCGGCTTTGCGTACGATTCCTCCATGGTCAGCGCGGCCAACCGGCAGTTGGCCCTCCCGACTGGAACGTCATATAAATTCGGCATCGGCATCAATTGGCTCAAGAGCCAGAATATCAAACTCGGACTTAGCTATGAAGTGGCATATCTGGGCAATCTGTCGGTCTCGCAAAATCGCGGGCCGCTGGCCGGACAGGTGTCTGGGGAATTCAAAGACGTCATGGTCCATTATCTCGCCGTCAGCCTCGCATGGGGTTCGCAAGGCGTCTCATTCGGGCCAAGGGGCGGACACACCTCGCTGTGA
- a CDS encoding outer membrane protein transport protein, translated as MRVKVLFAWLSVTVLLAIPNISIAGGLFMSEFGTEDVALAGAGWAARAQDASTLFKNPAGMSLLEGNQFQGGLQALYFPSGGFDGPNVPWGGNGGGNPIGIVPGASAFYVHSLNKDFKVGLGVLGNFGLGLQYGQDFVGRYYVKQATMVGITFAPVASYRVSEKFSIGGGPNVMLGYMKYTSNINNQLPIGTGDGQVAVKDTAVGVGGQVGLLFEPQKGSRIGVTYYSPIKINFSDTPAFSDLGTIGSTLQNNGLLSRRIDLGFTVPQRVILSGYHELTDRLAIMANFGWDNWSRFGDVEVSVNTANPVALTTVSNYNDTYHVALGGQYRLNPEWLINTGFAYDSSMVSAANRQLAMPVGATYKLGLGADWLVRPTVKLGFSYEVSYMGDLSIAQNRGPLAGQVTGHFNNAMMHFFAFTVNWGSQGVTFGPGGGKTSS; from the coding sequence ATGAGAGTGAAGGTACTGTTTGCGTGGTTGAGTGTGACCGTCCTGCTCGCGATACCGAATATTTCGATCGCCGGTGGGCTGTTTATGTCGGAGTTCGGAACGGAGGATGTCGCCCTGGCTGGGGCCGGTTGGGCGGCGCGTGCACAAGATGCCTCCACACTGTTCAAGAATCCTGCCGGAATGAGCCTCCTCGAGGGAAATCAATTTCAAGGCGGATTGCAGGCGCTCTACTTTCCCAGCGGCGGGTTTGATGGCCCCAACGTCCCGTGGGGAGGAAACGGCGGCGGCAATCCGATCGGTATCGTGCCCGGCGCGAGTGCATTCTATGTTCATAGTCTGAACAAAGACTTCAAAGTCGGGCTCGGTGTCCTCGGAAATTTCGGCCTCGGGCTTCAGTATGGGCAGGACTTTGTCGGCCGCTACTACGTGAAACAAGCGACGATGGTCGGCATCACGTTCGCGCCGGTCGCCAGCTACCGGGTAAGCGAGAAGTTTTCCATCGGCGGCGGACCGAACGTCATGCTCGGATATATGAAATACACCTCCAATATCAATAACCAGCTGCCGATCGGTACAGGAGACGGCCAGGTCGCAGTCAAGGACACTGCGGTAGGAGTCGGTGGCCAGGTCGGCCTCCTGTTCGAGCCGCAAAAAGGCTCCCGTATCGGCGTGACCTACTATTCTCCGATCAAAATCAATTTTTCCGACACGCCGGCCTTTTCGGATCTGGGGACCATCGGCTCCACTCTTCAGAACAATGGTCTGCTCAGTCGCAGAATCGATCTTGGATTCACGGTGCCGCAGCGCGTCATTTTGAGCGGCTATCACGAACTCACCGATCGGTTGGCGATCATGGCGAATTTTGGCTGGGACAATTGGAGCCGGTTCGGCGATGTAGAAGTCTCGGTGAATACGGCTAACCCAGTAGCATTGACGACGGTGAGCAACTACAACGATACCTACCACGTCGCGCTCGGTGGCCAGTACCGCCTCAACCCCGAATGGTTGATCAACACGGGCTTTGCCTATGATTCTTCGATGGTCTCAGCTGCCAATCGACAACTTGCCATGCCGGTTGGAGCGACCTACAAGCTCGGTCTGGGCGCTGATTGGTTGGTGCGTCCGACCGTAAAACTAGGGTTCAGTTACGAAGTCTCTTATATGGGAGATCTTTCGATCGCGCAGAATCGCGGACCGCTCGCAGGACAGGTCACAGGTCACTTCAACAACGCCATGATGCACTTCTTTGCCTTTACCGTGAATTGGGGTTCTCAGGGAGTGACCTTCGGCCCCGGCGGGGGGAAGACATCGTCATAA
- a CDS encoding carbohydrate porin produces the protein MLGRFLFFALIALAQSASAQDRLDQPSQEQTPGNSDAVACLFCDWRTRPTLTGDWGGYRSRLKELGLTFAGNVTQFGFGIRGGISAPVPPPLSEGNRFAYTGRGQYDLGVDLEKFGGLPKGKLVVTAEHWWGDYGNVSLSTGAGAPAVFGAALPPSPNNPGVPYLTNFFLVQPLSQNLVVFAGKKLVVGEMDQDRFSGGNGTQQFMNQALVANPAFLTALPYSSFVAGVVSPQEWGRIAVSARDPQDRTTDTLGVNNLYAKGIIVSGEVTLKTKFFGLPGDQHIGGIWKRYDQRNLNFLLSPPPEYPAIGGSASQTISQSYTVFYGFDQFFVRYAGDEERGWGVFGRASLSDGNPNPVRFFVSGGIAGDSPFKGHRGDKWGLGWYYVGASTEFGPVPQALFAIRNGTGVELFYNFKVTPWLNITPDVQYIKPGLSRIADEAFVFGWRVNMLL, from the coding sequence ATGCTCGGGAGATTCCTATTTTTCGCGTTGATAGCGCTTGCGCAGTCGGCTTCAGCCCAAGATCGCCTCGATCAGCCATCGCAAGAACAAACGCCTGGCAACTCCGATGCGGTGGCATGCCTGTTCTGCGACTGGCGGACGCGTCCGACCCTCACCGGCGACTGGGGCGGCTATCGATCCCGGCTTAAGGAACTCGGGCTGACGTTCGCCGGCAACGTGACCCAGTTCGGCTTCGGAATCCGAGGTGGTATCAGCGCCCCGGTTCCGCCGCCTCTCAGCGAAGGCAATCGATTCGCATACACGGGTCGTGGTCAATACGATCTCGGCGTCGATCTCGAAAAGTTCGGCGGGTTGCCGAAAGGCAAATTGGTCGTGACCGCCGAGCATTGGTGGGGCGATTACGGAAACGTCTCGCTATCAACTGGCGCCGGTGCGCCGGCTGTGTTCGGCGCTGCTTTGCCTCCGTCGCCAAACAACCCGGGGGTTCCGTACCTCACCAACTTTTTTCTGGTGCAACCGCTTTCTCAGAATCTGGTTGTGTTTGCCGGCAAGAAACTGGTTGTCGGCGAGATGGATCAGGATCGCTTTTCCGGCGGGAACGGCACCCAGCAGTTCATGAATCAGGCGCTCGTGGCGAATCCGGCGTTCTTAACGGCTCTCCCCTACAGTTCATTCGTCGCCGGAGTCGTCAGCCCGCAGGAGTGGGGCCGGATCGCGGTCTCCGCCCGTGATCCTCAGGACAGAACCACGGACACGCTCGGGGTGAACAATTTGTACGCCAAAGGCATCATTGTGAGCGGCGAAGTGACGCTCAAGACGAAGTTCTTCGGTCTGCCGGGCGACCAACACATCGGAGGCATTTGGAAACGGTACGACCAGCGGAATCTCAATTTTCTCCTGTCGCCTCCGCCGGAGTATCCGGCCATCGGCGGCTCTGCCTCACAGACGATCTCCCAAAGTTACACGGTGTTTTATGGGTTCGATCAATTCTTCGTGCGGTATGCGGGCGATGAGGAACGCGGATGGGGAGTATTCGGACGGGCCTCATTAAGCGACGGCAATCCGAATCCCGTTAGATTTTTTGTCAGCGGCGGCATTGCCGGTGACAGCCCGTTCAAAGGACACCGTGGCGACAAATGGGGACTGGGTTGGTACTACGTCGGAGCCAGCACGGAGTTCGGCCCTGTTCCGCAAGCGTTATTTGCCATTCGGAACGGAACCGGTGTGGAGCTGTTCTATAACTTTAAAGTCACGCCTTGGCTCAACATTACCCCAGACGTTCAGTACATCAAGCCGGGCCTGAGCAGAATTGCGGATGAAGCGTTTGTCTTCGGATGGCGGGTCAATATGTTGCTCTAG
- a CDS encoding porin: protein MSPLRPRPMVPYDCSPCGQFRRSCRLLFYAWIGLPILLSVLCVHPARGEDAEDTHSDWHHGGIVDVSYALNLHYPDDHRWRSKSTTTHVNEWAPNMVMGYVRKDATVNSRWGLEFGLQAGYDTDGLVPAAVPGRDKPVDGADTLRHLSRANVSYLAPLGNGLLLTAGLFNSFIGYQSIYSPLNLHYTRSYMADHAPYFMFGVGASTPINESLTVGLYVINGFSYLSHANDQPSYGGQVVYKAAPHLIVTENLYYGPDQSSTNPHFWRFFSDSIIEWRHDRIILAAAYDVGTENAAEQPGHPRTFWMGAALFAHWNLTGPWSVGVRPELYWDRNGRITGSEQLLKAITSTVEYRLSYPKQNVIVRLEHRYDQSTGTDGGFFINRTGPDTTGFARDQQLVLLSLAWRLDT from the coding sequence ATGTCGCCGCTCCGGCCAAGGCCTATGGTCCCGTATGACTGCAGTCCCTGCGGCCAGTTTCGAAGATCGTGCCGGCTCCTCTTTTATGCATGGATTGGCCTGCCGATTCTGCTGTCGGTTTTGTGCGTGCATCCTGCGCGTGGCGAAGACGCTGAGGACACGCATTCAGACTGGCATCATGGCGGGATCGTGGATGTGAGTTATGCCCTAAATCTTCACTATCCCGACGATCACCGCTGGCGCAGCAAGAGCACGACCACCCATGTGAATGAGTGGGCTCCTAACATGGTCATGGGCTATGTCCGCAAGGACGCCACCGTCAACTCACGATGGGGGCTTGAGTTCGGGCTGCAGGCGGGATACGACACGGACGGCTTGGTGCCTGCTGCAGTCCCCGGCCGAGACAAGCCGGTAGACGGCGCCGATACACTCCGCCACCTTTCACGGGCGAACGTCTCCTACCTCGCGCCTCTCGGGAACGGCCTTTTATTGACTGCAGGGTTGTTCAACAGTTTCATCGGGTACCAATCCATTTACTCTCCGCTCAACCTGCATTACACCCGATCATACATGGCCGACCATGCGCCCTATTTCATGTTCGGCGTGGGAGCGAGCACGCCGATCAATGAATCCCTGACGGTGGGCCTGTACGTCATCAACGGCTTTTCCTATCTCTCTCATGCGAACGATCAACCGAGTTACGGTGGACAAGTCGTCTATAAGGCCGCTCCTCACCTGATCGTAACGGAAAATCTTTACTACGGACCCGACCAATCATCCACAAATCCTCATTTCTGGAGGTTCTTCTCGGACAGTATCATCGAGTGGAGGCATGATCGAATCATATTGGCGGCCGCGTATGACGTGGGAACAGAGAACGCAGCCGAGCAGCCGGGACATCCCCGCACATTCTGGATGGGGGCCGCGCTTTTTGCTCATTGGAATCTCACCGGACCTTGGAGCGTCGGAGTGCGCCCGGAGCTGTATTGGGATCGGAACGGCAGGATCACCGGATCGGAGCAACTGCTCAAAGCGATCACGAGCACCGTGGAATACCGTCTGTCTTACCCCAAGCAGAATGTCATCGTAAGACTGGAGCATCGCTACGACCAATCTACCGGAACAGACGGGGGATTTTTTATCAACAGGACAGGTCCTGATACAACAGGGTTCGCACGTGACCAGCAACTGGTGCTCCTCTCGCTCGCCTGGAGGCTCGATACATGA
- a CDS encoding DUF3313 domain-containing protein — protein MRAIIGVLGVALLIGASGCASTQEAKSVEKSGFLGDYSMLKEGQRSMVMEGHENEALLVYVNPDAHWEKYKKIILDPVTVWIGKDSQMAKVSGEDRQRLADALWAQLHESLKQDYELTTQPGQDVMRVQAAMTEADKSMVVLDTISSIVPQLRVLSGVKSGFTGVSAFTGSASGELKITDSETGGILLAGVDRRGGTKSLRGLFNSWNDIEEAYRFWAEKLRFRLCQWRGGTNCIEPKA, from the coding sequence ATGCGTGCCATCATTGGTGTACTTGGAGTTGCATTGTTGATCGGTGCAAGCGGCTGCGCGTCCACGCAAGAAGCGAAGTCGGTGGAAAAGTCGGGTTTCCTGGGTGACTATTCCATGCTTAAGGAAGGGCAGCGCAGCATGGTCATGGAAGGCCATGAAAATGAGGCGTTATTGGTGTACGTGAATCCCGATGCCCACTGGGAGAAATACAAAAAGATCATCCTCGATCCCGTAACAGTGTGGATTGGGAAAGACTCGCAAATGGCGAAGGTGTCTGGCGAGGATCGACAGCGCTTGGCAGATGCGCTCTGGGCACAGCTTCACGAGTCGCTGAAGCAGGATTACGAATTGACGACACAGCCGGGACAGGATGTGATGCGCGTTCAAGCTGCCATGACAGAGGCGGATAAATCCATGGTGGTGCTGGACACTATTTCCAGCATTGTCCCGCAGCTGCGTGTGTTGTCGGGAGTGAAAAGCGGATTCACCGGAGTGTCGGCATTCACGGGCAGCGCCAGTGGAGAGTTGAAGATCACCGACTCCGAAACGGGTGGAATATTGCTCGCCGGAGTTGATCGGCGGGGAGGAACCAAGAGCCTTCGGGGTCTGTTCAATTCATGGAACGACATTGAGGAGGCCTATCGATTCTGGGCCGAAAAACTGCGGTTTCGGCTCTGTCAATGGCGGGGCGGAACCAATTGCATCGAGCCCAAAGCCTAA
- a CDS encoding DUF4136 domain-containing protein — protein sequence MKLLLLLLVLGCSACARLDITSEHDDSTEFSRYRSFAFGDPTEIGDERTTDEAMLRSYLEPVISNELIRKGLRRAGQNQLGDVAVYFWVNVNSATQRTWRSAYGPGGAYGKAFESQLQRNGTLVLDFVEPAKKLLVWRATIQAPLESTKEQNIELATEAVVRALEHYPPVKRR from the coding sequence ATGAAACTGCTGCTCTTGTTGCTTGTGTTGGGCTGTTCCGCCTGTGCGAGACTCGACATCACAAGTGAACATGACGACTCGACGGAGTTCTCGCGATACCGGTCATTCGCATTTGGCGATCCGACCGAGATCGGTGATGAGCGAACAACCGACGAAGCCATGCTACGGAGTTACCTTGAACCGGTCATTTCTAACGAACTGATCCGAAAAGGACTTCGCCGGGCAGGCCAGAACCAGCTTGGCGATGTGGCAGTCTATTTCTGGGTCAATGTGAACTCCGCGACGCAGAGAACATGGCGAAGTGCGTATGGGCCAGGCGGGGCTTATGGAAAGGCATTTGAATCTCAGTTGCAGCGTAACGGCACACTGGTCCTGGACTTTGTGGAACCGGCCAAGAAACTACTGGTCTGGCGCGCGACGATCCAAGCACCCTTGGAATCGACGAAGGAGCAAAATATTGAACTGGCAACCGAGGCGGTGGTGCGTGCTCTGGAACACTATCCACCCGTAAAGCGCCGGTAG
- a CDS encoding DUF4403 family protein has protein sequence MSALAPWAVLLLASWTIGCGGSHIAIPRPTDALDPPPAPPPVAPSTVNLTVTIPLVELAAAADEAMPMSTGQERVWQAGVRSSDQEALQYQYWVVRGPLNLRVTRDQLLSEFTEMQYRLALKMTSPGGMVLEGRCGYGEDPPKHMRLVTRTSFSWTEQWTLRTDTAFDPPEFRDSCRLAGLNADVTPIVRAIVEARLPALAAAIDKKAKERSETKQRAQKIWSWLQQPFDLGRDRWLMLNPQHAQASPIVSKGSDIRTSVDLVLKPQVHVGAKPSAEHRSLEPLRIAPAASDGFHLVIPVVAEYEVINRRLQERVVGQVFDSPVGEPLKISSAHLYGSGAQLIIELGVTGAMNGTLYATGQPVYDEEMRLLRFEHFDYTADTRNVVVRSADALFHRKILARIEPETRIDLSDRIDELRNRLASLLTREVEPGWWLEATVSRLNALGIYPVSGGVEVQIEADGVIEICPR, from the coding sequence ATGTCGGCCCTTGCTCCCTGGGCGGTACTCCTTCTCGCCTCATGGACGATCGGTTGTGGCGGCTCTCACATCGCAATTCCAAGGCCGACCGACGCGCTCGATCCCCCACCTGCTCCGCCACCCGTAGCACCGTCGACGGTGAATCTCACGGTCACCATTCCTCTCGTCGAACTGGCTGCAGCCGCTGATGAGGCTATGCCCATGTCCACCGGACAAGAACGTGTCTGGCAAGCAGGCGTGCGTTCCTCGGATCAAGAGGCCCTTCAGTACCAGTACTGGGTCGTTCGCGGACCGCTGAACCTCAGGGTCACTCGTGATCAATTGCTGAGCGAGTTCACCGAGATGCAGTACCGACTCGCGCTAAAGATGACGTCACCGGGGGGCATGGTCCTGGAGGGGCGGTGTGGATACGGGGAAGATCCTCCCAAACATATGAGGCTGGTCACGCGCACCAGCTTCAGTTGGACGGAGCAGTGGACGCTTCGAACAGACACGGCCTTCGATCCGCCCGAGTTCCGCGATTCCTGCCGACTGGCAGGGCTGAATGCCGACGTCACGCCGATCGTGCGGGCGATCGTCGAAGCCCGGTTGCCTGCGTTAGCCGCCGCAATTGATAAGAAGGCGAAAGAGCGTAGCGAAACCAAACAGCGCGCGCAGAAAATTTGGAGCTGGCTGCAGCAGCCCTTCGACTTGGGGCGGGATCGGTGGTTGATGTTGAACCCACAGCATGCACAGGCGAGCCCCATCGTCTCCAAGGGATCGGACATCCGCACATCGGTCGATCTGGTTCTCAAGCCGCAGGTTCATGTGGGGGCGAAACCTTCTGCGGAGCACCGTTCCCTCGAGCCCCTCCGAATCGCTCCCGCCGCTTCGGACGGATTCCATTTAGTTATTCCGGTCGTCGCGGAGTATGAGGTCATCAATCGTCGGCTGCAGGAGCGTGTGGTGGGACAAGTGTTTGACAGTCCCGTCGGCGAGCCGCTCAAGATTTCGTCTGCCCATCTCTATGGGAGCGGTGCCCAACTCATCATCGAACTCGGCGTGACAGGCGCCATGAACGGGACATTGTACGCTACCGGTCAACCAGTCTACGACGAGGAGATGCGCCTCTTGCGGTTCGAGCATTTCGACTATACGGCAGATACGAGGAATGTCGTGGTGCGATCGGCAGATGCGCTTTTTCATAGAAAGATTCTCGCCAGGATCGAACCGGAAACACGTATAGACTTGTCCGACCGAATCGATGAATTGCGAAATCGACTGGCATCCCTCTTGACGCGTGAGGTGGAGCCGGGATGGTGGCTCGAAGCCACGGTGAGCCGATTGAACGCCCTGGGGATTTATCCGGTGTCCGGGGGAGTGGAAGTGCAGATCGAGGCAGACGGCGTGATTGAAATCTGCCCTCGGTAA
- a CDS encoding response regulator transcription factor, whose protein sequence is MTKIPTKTTRARIIIADDCRAVLDAVATMLASDFDIVGTARDGGDLLDAAARLNPDVIVLDLSMPVYNGLQVARRLREEHSLAKVVFLTVHGDKDFVHEALASGASAYILKSSMAVELGHAIHEALAGRTYVSPRIAFTDSNTSS, encoded by the coding sequence ATGACCAAGATCCCGACCAAGACAACACGCGCGCGAATCATCATTGCCGATGATTGTCGGGCTGTTTTGGACGCAGTCGCGACTATGTTGGCATCCGACTTCGACATCGTCGGCACAGCCCGCGATGGCGGGGACCTCTTGGACGCGGCGGCCCGGCTGAACCCTGACGTCATCGTGCTCGATCTCTCGATGCCTGTCTACAACGGACTGCAGGTGGCGAGACGCCTACGCGAAGAGCACTCCCTGGCAAAAGTGGTGTTTCTCACCGTGCATGGTGATAAAGATTTCGTGCACGAAGCATTGGCGTCTGGCGCGTCGGCCTATATTCTTAAATCAAGCATGGCGGTCGAGCTTGGGCACGCGATTCATGAAGCTCTGGCCGGTCGGACGTATGTGTCACCGCGCATCGCTTTTACGGACAGCAACACATCATCATAA